A window of the Roseiconus lacunae genome harbors these coding sequences:
- a CDS encoding DUF1559 domain-containing protein: MAQTPLSKSRSGFTLVELLVVIAIIGILVGLLLPAVQAAREAARRMSCSNNFKQIGLALHNYHSAYKSLPKQAGGTYHLGTNGQIGSTDLQANNRHRLSWLIGLTPFMEQQGIWDKISSSYDANGDGTLDFPAMGPHPWHGTYEPWLTQLPTLRCPSDPGVSPPGLARTNYAACIGDATDWVNHGFWRWENNTWNQGHIAQANASNRGFFYNRRAMKFRDVLDGLSNTIAAGEIATGLGDRDVRTEPYFNIGWTNIHDNPSACQDANLIDPERPRFWDPSVGNTSNPGLVSTGWKRGYRWTDSCPTYTSMTTMLGPNREVCIGGGGDFDTGVLPPSSRHQGGVHVLMGDGAVVFMTDSVEAGDSRHPTVRNNTAINTSHPGSAPGSKSPYGLWGALGTRASNEVIDTALNQ, from the coding sequence ATGGCACAAACTCCACTAAGTAAGTCGCGTAGCGGCTTTACCCTGGTTGAACTTCTAGTTGTAATTGCAATTATCGGCATCCTTGTAGGATTGCTACTTCCTGCCGTCCAAGCCGCTCGCGAAGCAGCCCGCCGCATGAGCTGCAGCAATAACTTCAAGCAAATTGGACTTGCCCTTCATAACTATCACTCGGCCTACAAAAGCCTTCCGAAGCAGGCCGGTGGTACCTACCACCTTGGCACCAACGGGCAAATCGGCAGCACCGACCTTCAAGCGAACAACCGGCACCGCTTGAGCTGGCTGATTGGCTTGACTCCGTTTATGGAGCAGCAAGGTATCTGGGACAAGATTTCCTCGTCATACGATGCCAACGGCGACGGAACGCTTGACTTTCCCGCGATGGGCCCCCACCCATGGCACGGCACCTATGAACCATGGCTAACTCAATTGCCAACGCTGCGATGCCCATCGGATCCTGGCGTTTCGCCTCCCGGACTGGCTCGCACCAACTACGCCGCATGTATCGGCGATGCAACCGACTGGGTGAATCACGGATTCTGGCGTTGGGAAAACAACACCTGGAACCAAGGCCATATTGCTCAAGCGAATGCATCTAACCGTGGTTTCTTCTACAACCGACGAGCGATGAAGTTCCGCGACGTACTTGACGGTTTGTCGAACACGATCGCGGCCGGCGAAATCGCTACCGGCCTCGGTGACCGCGACGTCCGCACCGAGCCTTACTTCAACATCGGCTGGACGAACATCCACGACAATCCTTCGGCCTGCCAAGACGCAAACCTGATCGATCCAGAACGCCCCCGATTCTGGGACCCCTCGGTTGGGAACACGTCTAACCCTGGATTGGTTAGCACCGGCTGGAAACGCGGCTACCGCTGGACAGACTCCTGCCCCACTTACACCAGCATGACCACCATGTTGGGACCGAACCGCGAGGTTTGCATCGGCGGCGGCGGCGACTTCGATACCGGAGTCCTGCCCCCAAGCAGTCGTCACCAAGGCGGCGTCCACGTCTTGATGGGCGACGGCGCTGTCGTCTTTATGACCGACTCGGTGGAAGCAGGCGACTCACGTCACCCAACCGTTCGCAACAACACCGCGATCAACACTTCGCATCCAGGCTCGGCGCCAGGATCGAAAAGCCCTTACGGCCTTTGGGGAGCCCTCGGTACTCGAGCGAGCAACGAAGTCATCGATACAGCCCTGAACCAGTAA
- a CDS encoding helix-turn-helix transcriptional regulator gives MLSETVSQSPRMVETLLASLYLPRWNTSMQLIGNGETLKIPVGTAGLVVVQGGEVTVSLAGSSESIKLAAADHAVSTGSQDAEIRPVSGAAKVLVATFDAIGLEHNRIDKLLPPLTLVQSREYESLMRTNGLLENATRSGLNADNWGDQLIISKLAEAILLQALATELDRSIPDLYDMPQELMEALSDRNIGPVIRKIWSDPSLPWTVPMMARLARLSRSTFAERFRSLVGEPPLRHLTEVRMKLACRLLSEGGLGVTAIGRMVGYENGSSFSNSFKKWSNLSPLEFRKQAHNGADEKAVEGASEPDVPSGQPAY, from the coding sequence ATGCTCTCTGAGACCGTAAGCCAATCGCCAAGGATGGTAGAAACACTGCTGGCATCACTTTATCTGCCGCGGTGGAACACTTCGATGCAACTGATCGGGAACGGTGAGACGCTAAAGATCCCAGTCGGAACCGCCGGGTTGGTCGTTGTCCAGGGCGGCGAGGTGACGGTTTCGTTGGCCGGTTCCAGCGAGTCGATTAAACTGGCGGCTGCCGATCACGCCGTCTCAACCGGATCTCAAGATGCCGAAATCCGTCCTGTCTCGGGCGCGGCGAAAGTTCTTGTGGCAACCTTCGATGCGATCGGCTTGGAACACAATCGCATTGACAAGCTTTTGCCACCGCTGACGTTGGTTCAGTCACGGGAATACGAAAGTCTGATGCGCACCAATGGGTTGTTGGAAAACGCAACCCGCTCGGGGCTAAACGCTGACAATTGGGGCGACCAGCTGATCATCAGCAAGCTGGCCGAAGCGATCTTGTTGCAAGCGCTCGCGACCGAACTAGATCGATCGATTCCCGATCTTTATGACATGCCCCAGGAATTGATGGAGGCATTGTCGGATCGCAATATCGGGCCGGTGATTCGAAAGATCTGGTCTGACCCTTCGTTGCCGTGGACCGTTCCAATGATGGCTCGGTTGGCGAGATTGTCGAGGTCGACGTTCGCCGAACGCTTCCGTTCCCTTGTCGGCGAGCCTCCGTTGCGCCACCTCACGGAGGTGCGGATGAAGCTCGCGTGTCGCTTGTTGTCCGAAGGCGGGCTTGGCGTTACCGCGATTGGCCGGATGGTCGGCTACGAAAACGGTTCTTCGTTCAGCAATTCGTTTAAGAAGTGGTCGAATCTTTCTCCACTCGAGTTTCGCAAACAGGCGCATAATGGCGCAGATGAGAAGGCCGTCGAGGGGGCGTCCGAACCGGACGTGCCGTCAGGGCAGCCAGCATACTGA
- a CDS encoding di-heme oxidoredictase family protein, translating to MKTTLWVACCATLLVPNAASDAASPAANVPVAEHQANIVQGKRLFEHQWTSGNPRLGSDGLGPLFNASSCVGCHHQGGAGGGGDARFNAKTIGIEKMRIDGGRVTPDVLATMITSLHPGFRLSDGTIINTCAISHFGGTSAYDSSRTKLIELLPAKFADEGGLKNAAEVRLANAYPIQIQNQIGEYTITAQARLYQRNTTALFGAGLLDQVPDRVLKQQVSIQSKHPEISGRPSTLRDGRYGKFGWRANLASLAEFTDQACANEVGLKTKRRPQPTDPTDPNYRNPSVDISDEQVLAMRDYLAALPVPTRRIPEDADDRQVVLQGEQLFASVGCAVCHVPDLGPAKGAYTDLLLHEMGSGLMDLNHAEPYIRKATIETSPRLSETRRISGQGTGLETSMGAYYGPSTEIQSETLEQAMSVDFNPAASGAGNGRGTRGYSPYQRSSRNRSGTPVSSRNLAGGLSFEAPDYPSQMVLLAPRSTDKIHETSETKNLERINIGGVASRESNMRISRDLLGEFEDTTTTSVWLDKYLRLRFEPTRFNEEWRTPPLWGVADSAPYMHDGRAETLLEAITLHGGESAATRDRFLSLPKPGRDAIIAFLETLVAPAPQPLTATTIEHSSSDTQSR from the coding sequence ATGAAGACGACGTTGTGGGTGGCATGCTGCGCCACACTATTGGTTCCAAACGCCGCGTCCGATGCCGCATCGCCTGCGGCGAATGTTCCGGTCGCAGAGCATCAAGCCAACATCGTTCAAGGTAAACGACTGTTTGAGCATCAGTGGACCAGCGGTAACCCTCGGCTTGGTAGCGATGGCCTGGGACCGCTCTTCAACGCAAGTTCGTGCGTCGGCTGCCATCACCAAGGCGGCGCAGGCGGTGGCGGTGATGCACGATTCAATGCCAAGACCATCGGGATTGAAAAGATGCGAATCGACGGCGGTCGCGTGACACCGGATGTATTGGCAACCATGATCACGTCACTTCATCCGGGCTTTCGCTTGTCCGACGGGACAATCATTAACACCTGCGCGATCTCTCACTTTGGTGGGACGTCTGCGTATGATTCCAGCAGGACAAAATTGATTGAACTGCTCCCCGCCAAGTTTGCGGACGAAGGCGGCCTGAAAAATGCCGCCGAGGTACGCCTCGCCAACGCGTATCCGATTCAGATCCAAAACCAAATTGGCGAATACACCATCACCGCTCAGGCCCGACTTTATCAACGCAACACCACCGCACTATTTGGCGCCGGACTGCTCGATCAAGTCCCGGACCGAGTACTTAAACAACAAGTCTCCATTCAGTCAAAGCATCCGGAAATCAGTGGCCGCCCCTCGACGCTTCGGGACGGACGCTATGGGAAATTCGGATGGCGAGCCAACCTTGCGTCACTCGCAGAGTTTACCGATCAAGCTTGCGCGAACGAAGTCGGTTTGAAAACGAAACGTCGCCCCCAACCCACCGACCCCACCGACCCGAACTATCGCAATCCGTCAGTCGATATCAGCGACGAACAAGTCCTTGCGATGCGTGATTACCTTGCCGCACTTCCGGTCCCGACCCGCCGAATCCCAGAGGATGCCGATGACCGACAGGTGGTCTTGCAAGGCGAACAGTTGTTCGCATCTGTCGGGTGCGCCGTCTGCCATGTGCCGGACCTCGGTCCCGCAAAAGGCGCCTACACGGACCTGCTGCTCCACGAAATGGGCTCCGGCTTGATGGACCTTAACCATGCCGAACCCTACATCCGAAAGGCAACGATTGAAACGAGCCCAAGACTCTCGGAAACTCGGCGGATCAGCGGTCAAGGCACCGGCCTGGAAACATCCATGGGGGCTTACTACGGACCTTCGACAGAAATCCAGAGCGAGACCCTCGAACAGGCAATGTCGGTTGACTTCAACCCAGCGGCAAGCGGCGCAGGCAACGGCCGCGGCACCCGAGGCTACTCGCCCTACCAGAGGTCGTCACGCAACAGATCTGGTACCCCCGTGTCGAGCCGAAACCTTGCCGGTGGCTTATCTTTCGAAGCTCCTGACTACCCGTCGCAGATGGTCTTGCTTGCGCCACGATCGACGGACAAGATTCATGAAACAAGCGAAACGAAGAACCTCGAGAGGATTAATATTGGTGGCGTCGCCAGCCGAGAGTCGAACATGCGAATTTCACGAGACCTATTAGGTGAATTCGAAGATACGACGACCACCTCGGTTTGGCTTGATAAGTATCTTCGACTTCGCTTCGAACCGACACGGTTTAATGAAGAATGGCGAACACCGCCGCTCTGGGGCGTCGCCGATTCGGCCCCCTACATGCACGACGGACGCGCCGAAACGTTGCTTGAAGCGATCACCCTTCACGGAGGAGAATCCGCCGCGACACGCGACCGCTTTCTGTCGCTTCCCAAACCCGGGCGTGACGCAATCATCGCGTTCTTAGAAACGTTGGTCGCCCCTGCTCCTCAACCTTTGACCGCTACAACGATTGAACACTCAAGTAGCGATACCCAATCTCGGTAA